One genomic region from Candidatus Methylomirabilota bacterium encodes:
- a CDS encoding malic enzyme-like NAD(P)-binding protein encodes MAVAPSASYSLTLRLEIKNRPGMLGRVASAIGQAGGDIGAVDLVESHRDRIVRDITIKARDSVHGQEIVSSLRRLPGIRVSNVSDRTFLLHLGGKIEIHNKVPVRTRDDLSMAYTPGVARVCLAIRDDRERAFALTIKHNTVAVVTDGTAVLGLGDIGPEAALPVMEGKAMLFKEFANVDAFPLCLATRDVDKIVETVKLVAPAFGGVNLEDIAAPRCFEIETRLRKDLDIPVFHDDQHGTAVVVLAALLNALKIVRKHLDKIRVVVTGVGAAGTATIKILLSCGVRDIIGVDEHGTIYRGRPEGLDFMKRWVASATNPRQVKGRLGDALQRADVFIGLSVPGILTLRDIKRMARDPIVFAMANPVPEIQPEEAERHVRVMATGRSDYPNQINNVLCFPGFFRGLLDSRARTVNDEMKLAAARAIAGCVTRSELSSEYIIPSVFNKNVALAVAAGVARASHETGTARRRRRVDVFGVK; translated from the coding sequence CTCGAGATCAAGAATCGCCCGGGGATGCTGGGCCGGGTGGCCTCGGCGATCGGACAGGCCGGCGGCGACATCGGCGCTGTGGACCTCGTGGAATCGCACCGCGATCGCATCGTCCGCGACATCACGATCAAGGCTCGCGACAGCGTCCACGGCCAGGAAATCGTCAGTAGCCTGCGCCGCCTGCCGGGCATCCGCGTCAGCAACGTCTCGGACCGGACGTTCCTGTTGCACCTGGGCGGCAAGATCGAGATCCACAACAAGGTCCCCGTTCGCACGCGCGACGACCTGTCGATGGCTTACACGCCCGGCGTCGCCCGCGTCTGCCTGGCCATCCGGGACGACCGGGAGCGCGCCTTCGCGCTGACCATCAAGCACAACACCGTCGCCGTCGTCACCGACGGGACGGCCGTCCTCGGCCTGGGTGACATCGGACCGGAGGCGGCCCTGCCGGTCATGGAAGGCAAGGCGATGCTCTTCAAGGAGTTCGCCAACGTGGACGCCTTCCCCCTCTGCCTGGCGACCAGGGACGTGGACAAGATCGTCGAGACGGTCAAGTTGGTGGCGCCGGCCTTCGGAGGCGTGAATCTCGAGGACATCGCCGCTCCCCGATGCTTCGAGATCGAGACCCGGCTGCGCAAGGACCTCGACATCCCGGTCTTTCACGACGATCAGCACGGCACCGCGGTCGTGGTCCTGGCCGCCTTGCTCAACGCGCTGAAGATCGTGCGCAAACATCTCGACAAGATCCGCGTGGTGGTGACGGGGGTAGGGGCGGCGGGCACGGCGACGATCAAGATCCTCCTGTCGTGCGGGGTGCGGGACATCATCGGCGTCGACGAGCACGGGACGATCTACCGCGGCCGCCCGGAGGGCCTGGACTTCATGAAGCGATGGGTTGCCTCCGCCACGAACCCCCGCCAGGTGAAGGGGCGCCTCGGCGACGCGCTCCAGCGGGCGGATGTCTTCATCGGGCTCAGCGTCCCCGGCATCCTGACCCTCCGCGACATCAAGCGTATGGCCCGCGATCCGATCGTCTTCGCCATGGCGAACCCCGTCCCCGAGATCCAGCCCGAGGAGGCCGAGCGACACGTGCGCGTGATGGCGACGGGCCGGTCCGATTACCCGAACCAGATCAACAATGTGCTCTGCTTTCCGGGGTTCTTCCGCGGCCTCCTGGACTCGCGGGCGCGGACGGTGAACGACGAGATGAAACTGGCGGCGGCGCGCGCCATCGCCGGATGCGTGACGCGGAGCGAGCTCAGCTCGGAGTACATCATTCCCAGCGTTTTCAACAAGAACGTGGCGCTGGCGGTGGCGGCCGGCGTGGCCCGCGCCTCCCATGAGACGGGGACCGCCCGTCGACGCCGGCGCGTCGACGTTTTCGGAGTCAAGTGA